The genomic interval TTCCCCCAACAAATTTGTAGCGCAGTTTTCCATCAGTGTCAAATAGCAAATAAGAAGGAAAAGCGCCTATAGCATAAGTTTTCATCGTGGCCGGGCCCTCCCCCTTCTCCATGTCCATTTTCACATTGATGAAATTGCTGTTGAAAAAAGCAGCAACACTGTCCGTCTTGAAAACGCCTGCCTCCATTTGTTTGCAAGGGATACACCATTCCGTAAAACAGTCTACGAAAACCAGCTTATGCTGTTCTTTGGCCTTTTTTAATGCTTCCTGAATAGTTATCTGCTCAAAATTGATCTTTTGGTGTTGCGCAAATGCAGTGGTACCAAAGGTGATCAAGAGCACTATCATTATCTGTTTCATCATTTTTTTTATACGTAAAATTGATCATGACCATCATTTCTTCAGGCCATGATCAATCATGGATGTCAATAAATTAATTTGGTTTCTGGTTGATATCGCGCTCAATCTTCTGCTTCATCATTTTATACCGTTCACGTACTCTTGGATCCTGGTGTTTTTCGCCCATTTCTCCAACATGCGCCATCGTTCTGATGAAATACATATGGAGTACTTCACTCGCATCAGTTAGTCCGCCAGTAATATTGGTGTTCTTCACCGCAGCATCTGTAAGATCGTACACAAAATTATTTTGCATCAGCATGATATATTCATTGAAAGGAAGCGTAGTATCAAAATCCTTGAAAACATAACGGTCAAGATCAGCAAATAAATCACTCACGGTATAGGCATCTTTTCCCAAGGCATATTCTGCTTTGATCAGGTTATTGAGTACTTCCGGTGTAATGAATTTGCGCAATGCATCCTGCGTACTTCTGCCCATCTTAATAGCTTCAGATTCATTGTTCAATAAATTCATTTGTTTACTTTGTATCCAAACAGGAGGGCCATTGAAGAACCAGGTGTTCAGCAGCGCCATTGCTTTTTGCTGCTCTTTTTTAGATGTATAAATTACAGGTACATCATTGTAATCTTTTAACATCGGGCGGGTAGAGATCCCACCAATATAACTCACCACATTGTCTGTATACAGCTGGTAACTTTTTTGAAAAGCGTTGGAAAGTAACTTGAAGTTGGTCCAGTCCTCATCCTTGTCCTTCATTGCTGCTGTCATCTGCTCTACCTGGAGATAGTAGCGCTCCACGTTTTTCATGCCCAGTTCTGATGCCTCAAGCTGGTCATCAGAGAGGTCGCCTTTGCGTGTAAAAGGATCATTTTTATTCTCTTCCAGGAAAAGTAGTTCGGCATCTGTAGATTTTAAGCTGGCTAAAGCTTTTTTCTCCGCAGCAGGCTCGCTAAAAACTCTGTAAGCCCAGCCTACAGCCATTTTATCATAACTGGAAACATGCGGCAGCAGATCTGCCACATCCACTTGATCTCCTGGTTGTAATACGTAATTAAACTCGGTATCATCGGTAATAGACGAAGTGAAACTATGGGTTTTCAGCCATGCGCCAGACCTGAGTTGTTTAGGGTTATACGCCGCACTACCATGGAGATTTGGTACCATACCCAGCAATTCACCCAATGCCGTAGCTACTTTCCATTCCAATATTTCTTTTCTCACTTCAGGATGGTACAGGTCTTTCTTGATTCTTGGATCTATAAATGCACATTTAGCAAAATAAGAAGGCAGCAGGTCATTGATTAAATTATCGCCGACATCCATTTTTGCTGCCAGGATTTCTCCGGTACGCGGATCCGTAACCACATTGGTTGGAAGACCCTGACCTGGACTTCCCCATTCGATCAATAATTTGCCGGCAGACAACCAATTGTCTTTTGCAGCATTCATCACTACCAGCGCGTTTTTAAATCCTGCAGCCTCGAGCGCAGTATTCCATTGCTGTATTGCTTTTTTGATAGCAGGTACAAAAGGTGCAGGCGTAACCGGATCAATAAAAATGCTGATGGGCTTTAGCGGTTCCACCAATTCTCCGGCAGCATATTTCTTTCGGTCGGCCGCCTTCACTTCAAGATTCCATTTGGTGATGACTTTTACGTTGCGCACCCCATATGGATTTTTACCAAAATCGTTGTAATTCACCGTACCAAAACCTACTCTGACATCTGCTTCTCTTACCTTCATCTGCGCATCCGGCAGGCGCTGAATGCTCAGGTTCAGCATAAGTGCTATGGCACGGTCTACTGCTTTGTTACCGTTAACGTTATTGCCGGGCTGTGTCTGTGTACGCAGTACAGTGAAAACCACCCCTTTCTCTCCCACTTTTACCTGCTGTACACCAGAACGTGCTGCATCAGAATTACTTAAATCACTCACATCTTTGAAAGAAAAAAGATCTCCGCCTTCCATTAACTGCCTGGTCACATCAATAATATAACTTCCCTTCGTTTTTCCGGCAGCTTCTACCTGAAGGACAAAACTAACAGGGATCAGGTTGGATTTCTGTACTAAACTTTCCATACCCTGGTTAAAGTCTGGCGACAGTGCTTCTTTATACACCTCTCTGGTCACATTCAAATTGTTGCCTGTAGCTTTGATAAAACGCACGATTCCGGAAGATTGCGCAACACTTTGCGAATATCCGCGTATAATCTCACCAATTACCAGGAGATCGGTATTTAATGCAGCAGCAGGAATCTCCAGGAAATACTTCGAGTCATCCTGATAAACGGTAAATTCTCCCGGCGTAATCTTCATTGTTTTTTTAAAGAACTTATCAAAAGGCATCAGCTCATTGGCCGGCACCACATTTGCCGGTACTACACTTGCCGGTACCGTGGTCACCGCTTTGACTTTTGGTTTTTGTTTTCCCTGTGCAGAAGCTGAAGCAGAGGAAAAGAAAAAGCATACCGTAAATAATATAATTAAGCTATTTTTCATTTTAGTTGTTGAAATTGTTGGTTCAATAAGATACATATCACTTGTTGCGCTCAGCATATGGGTTATTTGGTTAAATAAGCGTCATTCTTACCACTGTGCCACACTGCAATCATATTTGCGATGGAAACAAGGTGACTTTTAGTGATGAAATCGCTCTGTTTTGCCGCACCAGCTTTCGCTTGCTGCTGAATGAGCAGCATCTGCTTATTCATAATCAGGCCGATGTTGTTGCCGAAATTTGACGGATTATCTACATGCAATAAAATTTTATTCAGGTAGGCCCTTTGCAGCATCCTGTTATAACGCGAAATGGGTTTACCATTTTCAATATCCCTAAAAATAAACTGCTGCAACTCAGCTAAAAATTCACCCGGAGCATAGTCTGATTTACCTGTGATATTTTCTATCGTAGCCAACTGATTATATTTAGCCATCAGTCTGCCTAATAAATCACTATAAGTATCTTCAACATCGGTATTGAAGTTAAATTTTGTTTTGGCACCTATGTTTGCAGGGTATAACCATTCGGGTTCAGTGAGCATATATTTCTTTAAATAGGCTACTGCCTCCTTTTGCTGGGTATCACTTACGGGATTATAATTACTTTTATTTTCAGTACGCAATGCATTGTCACTATTTACGCCCCCTATATTTTTAACTACATGCTGCAAATATTGAAAATAGCGTCCTTCAACGGCACGGTACATCGACCTTAACGTAGAATAGTCTTGATCCGGACCGTCTCCCCATTGATTAAGGTTGGCCATAGTCCTTTTCAGGTTCTCTACACCGAGCGCGTTTGCCTTCATGTTATTGTCGCCAATGTCTTCACTCTGCACTCTTGGATCGAAAGCATCCGACTCCTCTAAATAGAAAAACTTAGGATCTTTTCTTTTCTCAGAAACCCATTTAGTCAGATATTCCGCTGTAGTTTTTGGATCTTTTTCAGGCATATATTTATATCCCCATTCAATCGCATAATTATCATATACACCAATTACCGGCAATAAATCTACAGGGGTCATCTTATCTTCCGGCTGCGCTGCATAGTTGAAGCGCATATAGTCCATCACAGAAGGGCCGAAACTGTTTTTCCTGATAAAATCACGGTTACGGATACTGTCAACCGGATAAGAGGAACTGCCTGCAAAATTATGACGCAAGCCAAGGGTGTGACCTACTTCATGCGTAATCACGTTTTTAACCAGCGCGCCCATTAAATCTTTACTCATCGGGATTTTACGAGCCCCCGGGTCTGTAGCTGCACACATGGAAAAATACCAGCGTTGCAGCAACTCAAGAATATTGTGAAATACAGCAACATGCGAGGTCAGGATTTCACCGGAACGCGGATCGACTACCTGCGGACCATAGGCATTGGCCACTTCCGAAGGTTTGTACGAGATATAAGAATACCTGGCATCCTCCATACTGTAGTCGGGATCCTCTTTCAGCGTAGGCGCCAGCTTACCCGTGATGGCATTCTTAAAGCCTATTTTCTCAAAGCTCTTGCGCCATGCATTTACGCCTTCAATCATATAAGGAATAAGATAAGCGGGTGTATTGCGGTCAATGTAAAAAACAATAGGTTTTGCAGGTTCTACCAGTTCACCATTGTTGAATTTCTGCAGATCCTCTGCTTTAGGTTCCATCCGCCACCTGTTCGCTATAGCTAAATCTTCAATTTTTTCAGGATTTTTATCATAACTGGTCAGCCTTGTGACAAAGTAGCCTATTCGCTTATCCGCATAACGTAGTTGCATAGGCAGCTGTGGTAAAAGAAACCAGCTAGCCCCCACCTCCCACATGGTAGGATTAGTTTCTTCTGCTTTTGCAGGTGCGTCCGGCCTCGGCGCTTCAACCTGCGCTGGTGGCGAAGCAGCAGCTTCACTATAACTTTTAATGGAACGAAACACAACGTTGTTTTCAAAACTGCTCACCCCCAGTATCCTGGATTTAGCAGCTTCAAATTCTCCCAGTTTCAATTCTGCAGCAGCTCCCTTTAGAGAAAAAAGATCACTATCACCAGCAAACAGCGAGGTGATATCAATCAGTGAGCTCGCATTTCCGACAGCGATAATGTCAAACGCAAGCAAGGTGGGTACCAGATTAGCTTTGATCGAATTGTAATACTTGTTTGAGGTATCCGTAGCCTGAATAAAATCTGGTGCAACCAGGTTCATCTTGCCATTTATTCCTTTTTTAAAACGGATGACCCGGTCATTTACCGCATCCCCTGCGAAACCGAAACGCATACCCGGATTACGCTTACGCTGTGCAGAACCGCTGATAATTGTTACACTGGTCAGGATTTCCCTACCGAGGAGCTGATCTGGAATTTCAACCAGATATTTATCATCCTGTACATAAATGTTAAACATCCCTTTAAAGGTTTTGGCTCCCGGCTTGATATATTTACTGATTTGCGGGATGGCTTGTGCTGACTGTGCATGCAGATACTGACTAGGCAATACCAGCAGCAGGTACAACAGTATTTTTTTAAAAATTTTCATCATTCTGGATTAGGCTGGTCTTTTTTCATGTCCTGCCCCCTGCCGAAACAGGGAACAGGTGCATGAAGGGTTCATGGTGTGTTTGTGTATTTTTAATTTGATGGATTGGCCGCATTTCCGATGGTTTGCAAATCGACGCCATAGGTATTGATAAAATAATTTCTGACCAGCGTATAGCGCTTCCTGATCTGACCATTTGTATCTATCACAGGGTTCAGGATACCTAAAGGCTCAGGAGCCGGGTATACATCTGATGAAGGCACCTGTGCTTCCTGGTTGAGCTTAGTTTCGGACAAGGTAACCATTGCCCTGATATACATATTCCAGTCCATTGACGGACTTGTTGCACTGAAACCCACAATGATCCCTCTGCCATACGCTTCAGCATAAGTAGTCATAGAAGACGCATAATCAGCTGAATTCGTAAATTCAGTGGTAGGCAAGGATAAACTACGGGCAGCGATGTTCTCGACAAACATGGTATTGATTTTTTTCAGAAAAACAACTTTGTCCGCGGCGGTCATGGTCGCAACTTTCACATTGCCATAGTTCACGCAAATACTGTTATCATAGGAATAGGCACCCACACTAACAGCCGACTTGTGATATTTAAAGGTCACAAAATCAAATGCTGAACTCACCGAATCTACTTTGCTGCAAAGGAAAATTTTTGCAGGTAAAAACTTCTTCAGGAATTTATCTGAATATAAATCAAAAAGACTCGTTTTGATCAGTTCAAGCTGTGCCGGAATATAGGCCACTTCAGCCATTTCTACTTCATGCCCGGTGCTATCAGCACGTTCGCTGGGTATGGTATAGCCATCAGGTCTCCAGTAGATATCTTTACGATTAAATTTATACAATAGATAAGAATTGTATTTTTGATAGTAACCCACAATCGTATTGTCAAATGCATTGTTCCCTTGCGGAAGCACATAGCTGTCAATACTACCGGAAGGAGTTAGTGCACCCTCCTCTTTTTTACAGGAGTTTAAAGTAAGCAACGCACATAAAGTGAGCAGACTTAAGGTATATTTATAGTTCATCTGATGATTCATTTAAATAAGACTGATGTATTATAACTGACAGCATCATTATTGAGGATTCTGGACTAATTGGGGGTTATTAAGAAAAGCAACATAAGGAATTGGCAAAGCATACAAATTACTATTGGACTGCAGTACATGCTGTGTTGCACTGCCGGAGGCAGCAATAAAAGTATGTGTAACCGCAAGCCCCCATCTTTTAATGTCTACCCAGCGATGCCCGTCTTCCAGACAAAGTTCTCTGCGCCGCTCGTCCTGGCAAAATTTAAACAATGCAGCACCATCTGTAATCTCCACTGGCACGTATGCTTTATTCCGCGTATCATAACGGTTACGTCTCAAATAATTCAGATCAGACAAAGCTGCATTCCGGTCTGCGGCGTTTCCGCTTTGAATAAAACGTTTGATATAAGCTTCTGCGCGGTTCAGATAAACCTCTGCCACACGCAATCCTTTACCACCATAACTTACATTTGAAGGCGCTTTGTTGGACTTAAATAAGAAGACACCACCATTATCATAAGTAGAAAAGTACGTTTTGTAGCGTAAATCTCCCTCATTACCTGTATTCACTCCGTCTCCTCTGTTATACAGGTTAGCAAGACTTGCAGAAACAGCATATGGCGGATAAAACTGCTGTTGTGAAGGAAAGTAGGGATTGCTCTCTGTGGTTGTAGAACCTCCGTAACCCCACAAAACTTCTGGCCCGGTAGAAAGGTAAATGCCTTGGTTAATAAAAAAACCTGTTGCATAATAACCACTTAGATTTGTCAATGATGATTTTACTGTCAATACGC from Pedobacter sp. WC2423 carries:
- a CDS encoding zinc-dependent metalloprotease, whose product is MKNSLIILFTVCFFFSSASASAQGKQKPKVKAVTTVPASVVPANVVPANELMPFDKFFKKTMKITPGEFTVYQDDSKYFLEIPAAALNTDLLVIGEIIRGYSQSVAQSSGIVRFIKATGNNLNVTREVYKEALSPDFNQGMESLVQKSNLIPVSFVLQVEAAGKTKGSYIIDVTRQLMEGGDLFSFKDVSDLSNSDAARSGVQQVKVGEKGVVFTVLRTQTQPGNNVNGNKAVDRAIALMLNLSIQRLPDAQMKVREADVRVGFGTVNYNDFGKNPYGVRNVKVITKWNLEVKAADRKKYAAGELVEPLKPISIFIDPVTPAPFVPAIKKAIQQWNTALEAAGFKNALVVMNAAKDNWLSAGKLLIEWGSPGQGLPTNVVTDPRTGEILAAKMDVGDNLINDLLPSYFAKCAFIDPRIKKDLYHPEVRKEILEWKVATALGELLGMVPNLHGSAAYNPKQLRSGAWLKTHSFTSSITDDTEFNYVLQPGDQVDVADLLPHVSSYDKMAVGWAYRVFSEPAAEKKALASLKSTDAELLFLEENKNDPFTRKGDLSDDQLEASELGMKNVERYYLQVEQMTAAMKDKDEDWTNFKLLSNAFQKSYQLYTDNVVSYIGGISTRPMLKDYNDVPVIYTSKKEQQKAMALLNTWFFNGPPVWIQSKQMNLLNNESEAIKMGRSTQDALRKFITPEVLNNLIKAEYALGKDAYTVSDLFADLDRYVFKDFDTTLPFNEYIMLMQNNFVYDLTDAAVKNTNITGGLTDASEVLHMYFIRTMAHVGEMGEKHQDPRVRERYKMMKQKIERDINQKPN
- a CDS encoding zinc-dependent metalloprotease, translated to MMKIFKKILLYLLLVLPSQYLHAQSAQAIPQISKYIKPGAKTFKGMFNIYVQDDKYLVEIPDQLLGREILTSVTIISGSAQRKRNPGMRFGFAGDAVNDRVIRFKKGINGKMNLVAPDFIQATDTSNKYYNSIKANLVPTLLAFDIIAVGNASSLIDITSLFAGDSDLFSLKGAAAELKLGEFEAAKSRILGVSSFENNVVFRSIKSYSEAAASPPAQVEAPRPDAPAKAEETNPTMWEVGASWFLLPQLPMQLRYADKRIGYFVTRLTSYDKNPEKIEDLAIANRWRMEPKAEDLQKFNNGELVEPAKPIVFYIDRNTPAYLIPYMIEGVNAWRKSFEKIGFKNAITGKLAPTLKEDPDYSMEDARYSYISYKPSEVANAYGPQVVDPRSGEILTSHVAVFHNILELLQRWYFSMCAATDPGARKIPMSKDLMGALVKNVITHEVGHTLGLRHNFAGSSSYPVDSIRNRDFIRKNSFGPSVMDYMRFNYAAQPEDKMTPVDLLPVIGVYDNYAIEWGYKYMPEKDPKTTAEYLTKWVSEKRKDPKFFYLEESDAFDPRVQSEDIGDNNMKANALGVENLKRTMANLNQWGDGPDQDYSTLRSMYRAVEGRYFQYLQHVVKNIGGVNSDNALRTENKSNYNPVSDTQQKEAVAYLKKYMLTEPEWLYPANIGAKTKFNFNTDVEDTYSDLLGRLMAKYNQLATIENITGKSDYAPGEFLAELQQFIFRDIENGKPISRYNRMLQRAYLNKILLHVDNPSNFGNNIGLIMNKQMLLIQQQAKAGAAKQSDFITKSHLVSIANMIAVWHSGKNDAYLTK